A single window of Chloroflexota bacterium DNA harbors:
- a CDS encoding valine--tRNA ligase, whose amino-acid sequence MEGPYDASRVETHWYDLWEDAGHFAPAEDPAREPFVIAIPPPNITGALHNGHVMFVAYQDLMIRWHRMRGRAALWIPGTDHAAIATQAVIERELRREGTSRHEIGRTAFDCRFWQWRDTYGSRITQQLRRLGASADWTRERFTMDDQLSRAVREAFVRLYEKGLVYRGEYLVNWCPEDRSAISDLEVEHETVEGHLWHIRYPLTDGNHVVVATTRPETMLGDTAVAVHPDDERYRHLVGGTAVVPGVGREIPVIADPEVDREFGTGAVKITPGHDPNDWRMGRRHGLPVVSILNDDGSLNQAAGQWAGMDRFEGRRAYVAYLESEGLLDRVESHAYALGRCQRDGSVVEPRVSEQWFVNARPLADRAAQAVHDGTLTFYPQRAAAEFLRWMEMIQPWCISRQLWLGHRIPVWYCGDCGETLVTRTDPKCCSACGSEDLAQDPDVLDTWFSSGLWPFSTLGWPDETPDFQRFYPTDVLETGSDIIFFWVARMVMLGLELTERLPFHTVYLNGMVRHADGSKIEKSNYQPGDDPADIIEPYGADALRFMMVTSTAEGADLRINLKRVEAAAHFANKLWNGAKFVIGAMGRTAESDAPAPPTIVDEWITAQFGALHADVVRLVEGYQFGEAGRRLHDFLWSEFFDWYVEAAKIRLYSGIPAEARRVTATLDHVLDGSLRLLHPFMPSLTEEIWHHFREAGGAPDAPEWLIVTPIDEPPPPGNAEAVRQVRDLIAVVQGIRNARHESQVEPGRMIEARIILNGQAAFIERERTFVERLARVEPLSFHPQGTQFDDPAVTVRTAGVEVNLPLAGMIDIAVEHERLARERAERQADLERAEALLGNEAFTQRAPAAVVEKERQKADAARTALAQIDDRLAALPPRS is encoded by the coding sequence ATGGAGGGACCCTACGACGCCTCGCGCGTCGAGACCCACTGGTACGACCTGTGGGAGGACGCCGGCCACTTCGCCCCCGCCGAGGACCCCGCCCGCGAGCCGTTCGTTATCGCCATTCCTCCGCCAAACATCACCGGCGCCCTGCACAACGGCCACGTGATGTTCGTGGCCTACCAGGACCTTATGATTCGCTGGCACCGCATGCGGGGACGCGCCGCGCTGTGGATTCCGGGCACGGACCACGCCGCCATCGCCACGCAAGCGGTGATCGAGCGCGAGCTGCGGCGCGAAGGCACATCCCGGCACGAGATCGGCCGGACAGCGTTCGACTGCCGGTTTTGGCAGTGGCGCGACACCTACGGCTCCCGCATCACGCAGCAGCTCCGTCGCCTGGGTGCGTCCGCGGACTGGACGCGCGAGCGATTCACGATGGACGACCAGCTCTCGCGCGCCGTGCGCGAGGCCTTCGTGCGCCTCTACGAAAAGGGCCTCGTCTACCGCGGGGAATACCTGGTGAACTGGTGCCCGGAGGATCGCTCCGCCATCAGCGACCTCGAGGTCGAGCATGAGACCGTCGAGGGGCACCTCTGGCACATCCGCTACCCGCTGACGGACGGCAATCACGTCGTCGTCGCCACTACCCGCCCGGAAACGATGCTCGGGGACACCGCTGTCGCCGTGCATCCGGACGACGAGCGCTACCGCCATCTGGTCGGTGGCACGGCGGTCGTGCCCGGCGTCGGGCGCGAAATTCCCGTCATCGCCGACCCCGAGGTCGACCGCGAATTCGGCACCGGCGCGGTGAAGATCACCCCCGGCCACGACCCCAACGACTGGCGCATGGGCCGGCGGCACGGTCTGCCCGTCGTCAGCATTCTCAACGACGACGGCTCCCTCAACCAGGCAGCCGGACAGTGGGCCGGCATGGACCGCTTCGAGGGGCGCCGCGCCTACGTGGCGTACCTCGAGTCCGAAGGCCTGCTCGACCGCGTCGAGTCGCATGCCTACGCCCTCGGCCGCTGCCAACGCGACGGCTCGGTGGTCGAACCGCGCGTGTCGGAACAGTGGTTCGTCAATGCGCGGCCCCTGGCCGACCGCGCCGCGCAAGCTGTCCACGACGGCACGCTGACGTTCTATCCGCAACGCGCCGCCGCCGAGTTTCTGCGCTGGATGGAGATGATCCAGCCCTGGTGCATCTCCCGCCAACTGTGGCTGGGGCACCGCATCCCGGTGTGGTACTGCGGCGACTGTGGTGAGACGCTGGTCACCCGCACCGATCCGAAGTGCTGCTCGGCATGCGGCAGTGAAGACCTCGCCCAGGACCCCGACGTCCTCGACACCTGGTTCAGCTCCGGGCTATGGCCCTTCTCGACGCTCGGCTGGCCGGACGAGACGCCCGACTTCCAGCGCTTCTATCCCACCGACGTGCTCGAAACCGGCAGCGACATCATCTTCTTCTGGGTCGCGCGCATGGTCATGCTGGGACTCGAGCTCACCGAACGGCTGCCGTTCCACACTGTCTATCTGAACGGCATGGTGCGGCATGCCGACGGGTCGAAGATCGAGAAATCGAACTATCAGCCCGGCGACGATCCCGCCGACATCATTGAACCGTACGGCGCCGACGCTCTTCGCTTCATGATGGTGACGTCCACCGCCGAAGGCGCCGACCTGCGCATCAATCTGAAGCGCGTCGAGGCCGCGGCCCACTTTGCCAACAAGCTGTGGAACGGGGCCAAGTTCGTGATCGGCGCCATGGGGCGCACGGCGGAGTCCGACGCGCCGGCCCCGCCGACGATCGTCGATGAGTGGATCACCGCCCAGTTCGGCGCGCTGCACGCCGACGTCGTCCGCCTGGTGGAGGGCTACCAATTTGGGGAGGCCGGCCGCCGGTTGCACGATTTCCTGTGGTCCGAATTCTTCGACTGGTACGTCGAAGCGGCCAAGATTCGCCTCTACTCCGGCATCCCCGCTGAGGCGCGTCGGGTCACCGCGACGCTGGATCACGTGCTGGACGGCAGCCTGCGACTCCTGCATCCGTTCATGCCGTCCCTAACCGAAGAGATCTGGCATCACTTCCGCGAGGCCGGCGGCGCGCCCGACGCTCCCGAGTGGCTCATCGTGACGCCCATCGACGAACCACCGCCGCCGGGCAACGCGGAGGCCGTGCGCCAGGTTCGCGACCTCATTGCCGTCGTGCAAGGAATTCGCAACGCGCGGCACGAGTCCCAGGTGGAACCAGGCCGCATGATCGAGGCGCGCATCATCCTCAACGGCCAGGCCGCCTTCATCGAGCGCGAGCGGACCTTCGTGGAACGGCTCGCACGGGTGGAGCCGTTGTCATTCCATCCCCAGGGCACGCAGTTCGACGATCCCGCGGTGACGGTGCGCACGGCCGGAGTCGAAGTGAATCTTCCGCTCGCGGGGATGATCGACATCGCCGTCGAGCATGAGCGCCTGGCGCGTGAGCGGGCAGAGCGCCAGGCGGATCTCGAACGCGCGGAGGCGCTCCTCGGCAACGAGGCCTTCACGCAGCGCGCGCCCGCCGCCGTGGTCGAAAAGGAACGACAAAAGGCCGATGCCGCGCGAACGGCGCTGGCCCAGATCGACGACCGCCTGGCGGCCCTCCCGCCGCGGTCTTAG
- a CDS encoding HD domain-containing protein has translation MRIAEIRPGQMVSGTYVIASPDVRTSRTGDPYLRVTLRDQDRDSIDALYFSVPPELAAAVDAGQTYTVEGRAEEFRGRVNVKLTRMERSEVQWDATALLPQGERDPAALRAAIASAAESIDNAGVQAVVKAVLAQPAVAERLTTWPAAKGRHHAWVGGLAEHTVEMLQLAERVTETFPELDRDLVVAGVILHDLGKVLELDVTSEFSYTPAGNLEGHMVHGVQLLDAVIDEVECDAETVMLLRHLVLSHQGTREFAAVVEPMIPEAIALHFIDQLSSQVRPALEDVKAAKAQGVSGGTVRGATSLRQLYVRAVGDDGARSSR, from the coding sequence GTGAGGATTGCCGAGATTCGTCCCGGACAGATGGTGTCCGGGACCTACGTAATCGCCTCGCCCGACGTGCGCACCAGCCGCACCGGCGACCCGTATTTGCGCGTGACGCTGCGGGATCAGGACCGCGACTCGATTGATGCGCTCTACTTTTCCGTGCCGCCGGAGCTTGCCGCTGCCGTCGACGCCGGCCAGACCTACACCGTCGAAGGCCGCGCGGAAGAATTTCGGGGGCGCGTGAACGTGAAGCTGACGCGCATGGAGCGCTCCGAGGTGCAGTGGGACGCCACGGCCCTGCTGCCGCAGGGCGAACGCGATCCCGCGGCGCTGCGCGCGGCCATCGCCTCTGCCGCCGAGTCGATCGACAACGCCGGCGTGCAGGCCGTGGTGAAGGCGGTGCTGGCGCAGCCGGCGGTCGCGGAGCGGCTGACGACGTGGCCCGCCGCCAAGGGACGACATCATGCCTGGGTGGGCGGGCTGGCCGAGCACACAGTCGAAATGTTGCAGCTGGCGGAGCGGGTGACCGAGACATTCCCCGAGCTGGACCGCGACCTGGTGGTGGCCGGGGTGATTCTGCACGACCTGGGCAAGGTGCTGGAGCTGGACGTGACCAGTGAGTTCTCCTATACGCCCGCCGGCAACCTCGAAGGCCACATGGTGCATGGCGTGCAACTGCTCGACGCCGTCATCGACGAGGTCGAGTGCGATGCGGAAACCGTCATGCTCCTGCGGCATCTGGTCCTCAGCCACCAGGGCACGCGTGAGTTCGCGGCGGTGGTCGAGCCCATGATTCCGGAGGCCATCGCGCTGCACTTCATCGACCAGCTCTCGTCGCAGGTGCGGCCGGCGCTGGAAGACGTCAAGGCGGCCAAGGCGCAGGGCGTCAGCGGGGGCACGGTGCGCGGCGCCACGAGCCTGCGTCAGCTTTACGTGCGCGCCGTCGGCGACGACGGCGCGCGAAGCTCGCGCTAA
- a CDS encoding hydantoinase B/oxoprolinase family protein, which produces MAAVAFELEVFRHLFASVAEEMGVTVQRSAHSPNIKERRDHSCAVFDHEGQMVAQAAHVPVHLGAMPMAVQAAVDFYHERAPAAGDVIIVNDPYLGGTHLPDITTVSPVFVGEPLEMWGWVATRAHHADVGGLTPGSMPMSTELFHEGIVIPPLKLVDAGRVDEQLVELICRNVRTPDERRGDLAAQLASHQVGETRLQAFARRYGPGELSRMARELMAYTEQLVVARLRRVPNGEYAFEDFLDDDGRGGPSTPLRVTVTVRDGRFIVDFAGTAAAVPGSLNAPSAITHSAALYIVRCLAGADVPANDGARAVLDVRVPLGTVLNPQPPHAVAAGNVETSQRIVDVLWGALAQALPDEVPAASQGTMNNLVIGGTDPRSGGAYTYYETIAGGAGAGPTRPGVSGVHVAMTNTLNTPIEALELAYPMRARRYALRPGSGGAGAHRGGNGVVREVEMLAPASVTIVAERRRIGPWGLRGGGDGRRGRDRIQRRGRWRDVPGKGTHNLGAGDLVQVSTPGGGGWGASAAD; this is translated from the coding sequence GTGGCCGCCGTAGCTTTTGAGCTCGAAGTCTTTCGCCATCTCTTCGCGTCGGTTGCCGAGGAGATGGGCGTCACCGTGCAGCGCAGCGCGCACTCCCCCAACATCAAGGAGCGGCGCGACCACTCCTGCGCCGTGTTCGACCACGAGGGCCAAATGGTGGCGCAGGCGGCCCACGTTCCGGTGCACCTGGGCGCCATGCCCATGGCGGTGCAGGCCGCCGTCGACTTCTACCACGAGCGCGCGCCCGCCGCGGGCGACGTGATCATCGTCAACGATCCCTATCTCGGGGGCACGCACCTTCCCGACATCACCACCGTGTCACCAGTGTTCGTGGGCGAGCCGCTCGAAATGTGGGGCTGGGTGGCCACCCGCGCCCACCACGCGGACGTCGGCGGGCTGACCCCCGGCTCGATGCCCATGTCTACGGAGCTCTTCCACGAGGGCATCGTCATCCCGCCCCTCAAGCTGGTAGACGCGGGGAGGGTCGACGAGCAGTTGGTCGAGCTCATCTGCCGCAACGTGCGCACGCCCGACGAGCGCCGCGGCGACCTTGCGGCCCAGCTGGCCTCGCACCAGGTCGGCGAGACGCGGCTGCAAGCATTCGCCCGGCGCTACGGTCCGGGCGAGTTGAGTCGCATGGCGCGGGAACTCATGGCGTACACCGAGCAACTCGTGGTCGCGCGACTGCGCCGCGTCCCCAACGGCGAGTACGCGTTCGAAGACTTCCTCGACGACGATGGGAGAGGCGGCCCCTCGACGCCGCTTCGGGTCACCGTCACCGTGCGCGACGGGCGCTTCATCGTCGACTTCGCGGGCACGGCGGCGGCGGTGCCCGGATCGCTCAACGCGCCGTCCGCCATCACCCACTCCGCCGCGCTCTATATCGTGCGCTGCCTGGCGGGCGCCGATGTGCCGGCCAACGACGGCGCCAGGGCCGTGCTGGACGTCCGGGTGCCGCTGGGGACGGTGCTCAATCCGCAACCGCCCCACGCCGTGGCGGCCGGCAACGTCGAAACGTCCCAGCGAATCGTGGACGTGCTGTGGGGCGCCCTGGCCCAGGCGCTGCCGGACGAAGTGCCGGCCGCCAGCCAGGGGACGATGAACAACCTGGTCATCGGGGGAACCGATCCGCGATCGGGCGGCGCCTATACCTACTACGAGACCATCGCCGGAGGCGCCGGGGCGGGTCCCACACGACCGGGGGTCAGCGGCGTCCACGTCGCCATGACCAACACGTTGAACACGCCCATCGAGGCGCTCGAGCTCGCCTATCCGATGCGCGCGCGGCGCTATGCCCTACGTCCTGGTTCCGGCGGCGCCGGTGCGCATCGGGGCGGCAACGGCGTCGTGCGCGAGGTCGAAATGCTGGCGCCGGCGTCGGTGACCATCGTGGCCGAACGTCGGCGAATCGGTCCCTGGGGCCTGCGCGGCGGTGGCGACGGCCGCCGCGGACGAGACCGGATCCAGCGCCGCGGTCGCTGGCGCGACGTTCCGGGCAAGGGAACCCACAACCTGGGGGCCGGCGATCTGGTCCAGGTTTCCACGCCCGGCGGCGGCGGTTGGGGCGCTAGCGCCGCCGATTGA
- the thpR gene encoding RNA 2',3'-cyclic phosphodiesterase encodes MRAFVAISYPQDLRVELARRARSLVGDVRDVRCMSAESLHLTLAFLGEVPAHTTDSIRSGLEAATRGRSPFVLRFGGGGTFPTGGEPRVAWVGVSGDLDAVRDLQSAVTREMQAIGLRMGARPFSPHVTLARIGRQATLSTRMGVARRFEAARLGTLGAHTVAAVSLFESDLSPAGAVYREVLEVDFDADAPPAVEAERGFRLFNRRR; translated from the coding sequence ATGCGAGCGTTTGTCGCGATCTCATATCCGCAGGACCTGCGGGTCGAGCTTGCCCGACGCGCACGATCGTTGGTCGGCGACGTGCGCGACGTGCGTTGCATGTCGGCCGAGAGTCTGCATCTCACGCTGGCGTTTCTGGGCGAAGTGCCGGCCCACACCACGGACAGCATCCGCTCGGGCCTGGAGGCCGCGACGCGCGGGCGCTCGCCCTTCGTGCTCAGGTTCGGCGGCGGCGGCACGTTTCCCACCGGCGGCGAGCCGCGCGTGGCGTGGGTCGGAGTCAGCGGCGACCTCGACGCCGTGCGCGACTTGCAATCAGCCGTCACGCGCGAGATGCAGGCAATCGGCCTGCGCATGGGGGCCCGGCCATTCAGCCCGCACGTCACGCTGGCGCGCATCGGTCGACAGGCGACGCTGTCGACGCGGATGGGCGTGGCGCGTCGATTCGAGGCCGCGCGCCTCGGGACGCTGGGCGCCCATACGGTGGCGGCGGTGTCGCTGTTCGAGAGCGACCTGTCGCCGGCCGGCGCCGTCTACCGCGAGGTGCTTGAAGTCGACTTTGACGCCGACGCGCCGCCGGCCGTGGAGGCCGAGCGGGGCTTCCGTCTCTTCAATCGGCGGCGCTAG